A portion of the Lolium rigidum isolate FL_2022 chromosome 1, APGP_CSIRO_Lrig_0.1, whole genome shotgun sequence genome contains these proteins:
- the LOC124681786 gene encoding uncharacterized protein LOC124681786 yields the protein MAMIDTASSFANWSDDLYHYAPSPGLSLGGVADSTIIATAAAPTSPASAGSGDGSPSRSAAGVLGPRAAGKPSAARKRARASRRAPVTMLNTDAANFRAMVQQFTGIPAPPAGPFSAGGARAINFGVPDYGFPQQQQQQPAAVSFDHLHQRQQQYTGAAFGDYGNGTQQALSGGVFGHGLGSAEDRMFLQSLQAAQMLPGAHAANNGANGYFA from the coding sequence ATGGCGATGATTGACACTGCCTCGAGCTTCGCCAACTGGTCCGACGACCTCTACCACTACGCCCCCAGCCCGGGCCTGTCCCTCGGCGGCGTCGCGGACTCGACGATCATCGCCACCGCCGCGGCGCCGACGAGCCCGGCGTCGGCGGGGTCCGGCGACGGGAGCCCGAGCCGGTCGGCGGCCGGGGTCCTGGGCCCTCGGGCGGCGGGCAAgccgtcggcggcgaggaagcGTGCGCGCGCCTCGCGCCGCGCGCCCGTGACGATGCTCAACACGGACGCAGCCAACTTCCGCGCCATGGTGCAGCAGTTCACCGGCATCCCCGCGCCCCCCGCCGGCCCGTTctccgccggcggcgcgcgggccaTCAACTTCGGCGTCCCCGACTACGGCttcccgcagcagcagcagcagcagccggcggCCGTGTCCTTCGACCACCTCCACCAGCGGCAGCAGCAGTACACCGGAGCCGCGTTCGGGGATTACGGCAACGGCACGCAGCAGGCCCTCTCCGGCGGCGTGTTCGGCCACGGGCTCGGCTCGGCGGAGGACAGGATGTTCCTGCAGAGCCTGCAGGCCGCGCAGATGCTGCCCGGGGCGCACGCAGCTAACAACGGCGCTAATGGCTACTTCGCGTAA
- the LOC124681776 gene encoding probable E3 ubiquitin-protein ligase ATL44, producing MSTGCLNFFSATPSPEPPPPPAMDYDVVVILAAMLCALLCALGLNSVLQQCIARCTRRAVAGPVDWVVHRRANAGLKREVLVALPIATFNADASPAQKQQQASAGAGCAICLSDFADGESVRVLPVCEHRFHVACVDRWLASRCSCPTCRRRLSPDRGDGGKESRRELQVLNAV from the coding sequence ATGTCCACCGGCTGCCTCAACTTCTTCTCGGCCACGCCATCTCcggagcctccgccgccgccggcgatggaCTACGACGTGGTGGTGATCCTGGCGGCGATGCTCTGCGCGCTGTTGTGCGCGCTGGGGCTCAACTCCGTGCTCCAGCAATGCATCGCGCGGTGCACCCGTCGCGCCGTGGCCGGCCCGGTGGACTGGGTGGTGCACCGGCGCGCCAACGCCGGGCTCAAGCGAGAGGTCCTCGTCGCGCTCCCCATCGCCACCTTCAACGCCGATGCTTCTCCGGCGCAGAAGCAGCAGCAGGCGTCGGCCGGCGCCGGGTGCGCCATATGCCTGTCCGACTTCGCCGACGGGGAGAGCGTCCGGGTTCTTCCCGTGTGCGAGCACCGGTTCCACGTCGCCTGCGTCGACAGGTGGCTCGCGTCGCGCTGCTCGTGCCCgacgtgccgccgccgcctctcgccaGATCGAGGTGACGGCGGAAAAGAGAGCCGCCGGGAGCTGCAGGTTTTGAACGCAGTGTGA